The DNA sequence TTACAGAACAATTGCAGATCGAGAACATAGATCAATGGCTGGTCTCTCAATGGGAGCAAATCAAACAATAAGAATCACAATGAATAATCTTGAAAAATTTTCTTGCATCGGCGGATTCAGCGGAACATCAAATTATCCAAGCAGTGATAAAATTGATAGACAAACATTTATGAATGGGATCTTCAAAGACGGAAATTTGCTGAATGAAAAAATTAAATTATTCTGGTTAGGAATAGGAACAAAAGAACCAAATCCGTTTCCGGGTTCTGTTGGAGCATTTCGAGCAATGTTAGATGAAGCCGGAGTAAAACATGTTTATTATGAATCGCCTAAAACAGCGCACGAATGGCTTACTTGGCGTAGAAGTTTATATCAATTTGCACAATTGTTATTTAAATAGAATAAATCATGTAGGATGAAAGAAATGAAATTAGTTAAAAATATTTTACTGATATTTTTTGTAATAACTTCTTTAACACAAGCCCAAGAAATAATTGATTTGTATTCCGGAGAAATTCCTAATTCGAAAAAATCAAACATTAAGGAAGAATTTAAAAATGGAATGTTCTCAAAAGTAACAATTCCTAAATTAGAAATATTTCTTGCCGAAAAAGATAAAAATAACGGATTGGCTGTTATTATTTGTCCCGGCGGAGGTTATGGCGTTGTTGTTTATGAAATGGAAGGAATTAAAACTGCAAAAGAATTTACTAAAAATGGAGTTAATGCATTTTTGTTAAAATATCGTCTTCCGAATGATTCAATAATGATTGATAAAAAAAATGGTACTCTTCAAGATGCACTTCAAGCAATAAAATTAGTGAGAGAAAATTCTGAGAAATGGGGAATAGAAAAATCTAAAATTGGCATTATGGGATTTTCTGCTGGCGGACATTTAGCATCTACAGCTGCAACTCATTTTGATATGCAAATTATTGAAAATAATTCAAACATAAATTTACGACCCGATTTTCAAATATTAATTTATCCGGTAATTAGTATGCAAGAAGGATTAACTCATTTGGGATCTAGAGAAAATCTTTTAGGAAAAAATCCAACAAAAGAATTAATTGATTTTTATTCAAATGAATTGCAAGTAAATGAAAACATACCGCCAGCTTATGTTACTCATACCGGAGATGATAAAGTTGTTGATGTAGAAAATAGTTTGGAATATTATAAAGCATTGAAGACTAATAATGTTCCGACAGAGATGCATATTTATCCCAAAGGAAATCATGGATTTGTATTATCTCAGCCAGTTGAAGAATGGATGGAACCAATTTTAAAATGGTTGAAAAAGTTAAACTAAATATTAGATGAAGGAAATTATGAAAACTGAAAAAAAATTATTTCTGCATATTATTATTCTGACTTTATTATTTACAAATATTTATTTCGCTCAATTTGGAAACCGACCGGTTGTTATTTCTCCACAAGTAAATGAAAACTTTACAGTTACATTTAATTTCCTTGCACCCTCTGCAAAAGAAGTAAAACTTAATGCACAATTTGAAAAACAGCCAAAATTAATGGAAAAAGATTCTGTAGGAATTTGGAGTGTAACGGTTGGTCCGGTAAAACCAGATATGTATCCATACTGTTTTATTGTTGATGGAATAAGTATTGCAGATCCAAATAATTCAGCAATATTTCCAAATGAAGGATTTCAAAACAGTGTTGTGGAAATTAATGATAAAACACCGCTAATTCATTCTGTGCAAAATGTACCCCATGGAACAGTTTCTTATCGTTATTATTATTCTGAAGAACTTGGAATTCGTCCAGTAGTAATTTATACTCCTCCGGATTATGAAAAAAATATTGATAAGAATTATCCGGTTCTATTCTTGCTTCATGGAACAACCGATACCGAAGAAACTTGGACGAAAGTCGGAAGAGCAAATTTCATTTTAGATAATTTAATTGATCAGCAAAAAGCTGAGCCAATGATTATCGTAATGCCGTATGGAAGGGCTTATCCAGCGATTAGTAAATCTTCCGGAAGTTTAAGAAATTGGGAAAACCTTCAAGAATTTAAAAAAGATTTTTTAAACAATCTCATGCCATTTGTTAAAGAAAATTATAGAATAAAAGAAGGTAAAGACAATTATGCAATTGCGGGATTTTCCGGCGGCGGCGGCGAAACTTTATATCTCGGTTTGAATAATCAAGACAAATTTAGCTGGGTTTGCGGATTTGCTCCCGGAATGTTGAAAGAAGAGTTTGATAGAAATAATGCCGGCGCATTTGCTGATCCAAATCTTACTAATCAACAATTAAAATTATTTTGGATTGGAGTTGGCAGAGAAGATTTTTTATATAAAGTAGTATTAGATTATTTAAACATTCTTGATGAAAAGAAAATTAATTATGAAAAATTTATTTCGGAAGGCGGACATACTTGGATGAACTGCAAACTTTATCTGAGTGTAATATTACAAAAGTTATTTAAATAATTTTTCTTGATAAAACATTAAAAAATATTTTTATAGGGAAATAATGAAATTATTCAGATTAGCAATTATTGTCATAATAATAAGTTTTGCAAAAGATTCTTTTGCGAATAAAATTTATGACTTAAAAAGTCCAAACGAGAAACTATCAATAAATTTTAGGATAACTGAAAATGGTGAACCAGTTTATTCAATTTCAAGTTTGGGTGAATCAATTTTTAAGCAGTCTAAATTGGGAGTTGTGAGAAGCGATGGAAATTTTTCTGCTAATTTAATTCTTGACTCAGTTTCGAATGTTACAGTTGTAAATGATAAGTATAAGTTGCTTCATGGAAAAAGATTAGAATGCAATTATTCAGCAAATAAAAAAGTATTTTATTTGAAAAATTCTGATTCAAAAAAAATAGAGATTATTTTCCAAGTATCGAATGATGGTGTTGCATTTAGATATCACTTTCCGGAAAATTCAGATGCGAAATTAAAAATTTATAATGAAGCAACATCTTTTCATTTTGATACTTCCACCAAAGCATTTTTACAGCCTTGCCCGGATGCACGAACTGGTTGGAGTTTTTCACAGCCATCTTATGAAGAATATTATCAAATGGAAATTCCGGTTGGAACAGTTTCTCCATTTCAAGCCGGTTGGGTATTCCCGGCACTATTCAATTTTAAAAATTATTGGATAAGTATTACGGAAACAGCAGTTGATACAAATTATTGCGGTTCTCGGTTAGGTCAGTTTTCACCGGATGGCGAATATTCAATTCAATTTCCTCAGCCACAAGAAACCAGAGGAAATGAGTCCGCATTACCAGAATCAACTTTACCGTGGTTTACGCCCTGGCGAATTATAGCAATTTCAGAAAATTTAGGTGGACTTGTAGAATCAACAATCGGAACAGATTTAGCAATCCCACAAAAATATGATGTGTCTTCTTGGCTCAAGCATGGTATAGCTTCTTGGAGCTGGGTAATTCTTAAAGATGATTCTACAAATTTTGATACTCAAAAAAGATTTATTGATTTTGCTTCCAAAATGAATTGGGAATATTGTTTGATTGATGCTTTTTGGGATAAGCAAATTGGATATGAAAAAATAAAAGAGCTTGCAGATTATGCGAAAACCAAAAATGTGAAAATACTATTGTGGTATAATTCTGCTGGTGATTGGAATACAACTCCGCTTACACCACATAATAAAATGATTTCAAAAGAATCAAGAAGAAATGAATTTCAAAAATTACAAGAAATGGGAATTGCCGGAATAAAAGTAGATTTCTTCGGAGGTGATGGGCAGTCGATGATGAAATATTATATTGATATTTTAAAAGATGCCGCTGATTACAAAATTGCAGTAAATTTTCATGGTTGTACATTACCGCGCGGATGGCACAGAACTTATCCAAATTTGGTAAGTATGGAATCAATTCGTGGTGAAGAATATGTGACTTTTGATCAATCGAATGCAGATCGCCAAGCAGCACATTGTGCAATAATTCCATTTACAAGAAATCTTTTTGATCCAATGGATTTTACACCAGTTAATTTTTCCGGAATTCCAAATATAAATCGTAAAACAACAAAGGGATTTGAAATTGCGTTATCTGTTTTATTTACTTCTGGAATTCAACATATAGCTGAAACACCAAAAGGAATGTACATACAAAAGGATTTTGTTCAAGAATTTATGAAGAATTTACCAGAAACATGGGATGACGTAAAATTTATTGATGGTTATCCCGGTAAGTATGTTGTACTAGCAAGAAAAAAAGGTAATGAATGGTATATAGCTGGAATTAATTCTGAAGATAAAGAAATAAGTTTAACATTAGATTTGTCATTTATCAAAAGCAAATCAAATGGTAAAATATTTAAAGATTCACAAGATTTAAAAGATCTTACTCTATCGGTTATTTCATACAGAAAACCAATTAAATTAACGCTAAGTCCAAATTCCGGTTTTGTTATAAAATAAATTTTATTGATTATAAAATAAATTGAGAGAATAATGAAAAAAATATTTTTAATAATATTAACCATAACGGTTACTTTGAATTTGTTTGGGCAGTCATATCCATATCAAAATCCAAATTTAAGTTCAGAAGAAAGAGCGAATGACTTGATTTCTCGTCTAACTATTGAAGAAAAAGCTGCATTAATGTGTGACGTATCAGATGCAATTCCAAGATTAGGAATTAAGAAATTTAATTGGTGGAGTGAAGCTCTGCACGGTCTTGCAAATAATAATGATGTAACAGTTTTTCCACAACCAATTGGAATGGCTGCTTCATTCAACGACGAACTTGTATACAAAATATTTAACGCTACTTCAGATGAAACTCGTGCAAAATATAATGAGTCTCAACAAAAAGGATTAGAAAATAAACGTTTCTTGAGTCTTTCTGTTTGGACACCTAATATTAATATTTTTCGTGACCCACGTTGGGGACGTGGACAAGAAACTTATGGTGAAGATCCATACTTAACTTCACGAATGGGAGTTTCGGTTGTTAAAGGTCTTCAAGGTCCAGATGATGGAAAGTATAAAAAACTTCTTGCTTGTGCAAAACATTATGCTGTTCATTCTGGCCCGGAGTGGAGCCGTCATTCACTTAATCTAAATAATGTTGATCCTCGGGATTTATGGGAAACATATCTTCCGGCATTTAAATCATTAGTTCAAGAAGC is a window from the Ignavibacteriota bacterium genome containing:
- a CDS encoding alpha/beta hydrolase, with product MKLVKNILLIFFVITSLTQAQEIIDLYSGEIPNSKKSNIKEEFKNGMFSKVTIPKLEIFLAEKDKNNGLAVIICPGGGYGVVVYEMEGIKTAKEFTKNGVNAFLLKYRLPNDSIMIDKKNGTLQDALQAIKLVRENSEKWGIEKSKIGIMGFSAGGHLASTAATHFDMQIIENNSNINLRPDFQILIYPVISMQEGLTHLGSRENLLGKNPTKELIDFYSNELQVNENIPPAYVTHTGDDKVVDVENSLEYYKALKTNNVPTEMHIYPKGNHGFVLSQPVEEWMEPILKWLKKLN
- a CDS encoding esterase → MKTEKKLFLHIIILTLLFTNIYFAQFGNRPVVISPQVNENFTVTFNFLAPSAKEVKLNAQFEKQPKLMEKDSVGIWSVTVGPVKPDMYPYCFIVDGISIADPNNSAIFPNEGFQNSVVEINDKTPLIHSVQNVPHGTVSYRYYYSEELGIRPVVIYTPPDYEKNIDKNYPVLFLLHGTTDTEETWTKVGRANFILDNLIDQQKAEPMIIVMPYGRAYPAISKSSGSLRNWENLQEFKKDFLNNLMPFVKENYRIKEGKDNYAIAGFSGGGGETLYLGLNNQDKFSWVCGFAPGMLKEEFDRNNAGAFADPNLTNQQLKLFWIGVGREDFLYKVVLDYLNILDEKKINYEKFISEGGHTWMNCKLYLSVILQKLFK
- a CDS encoding glycoside hydrolase family 97 catalytic domain-containing protein, with the translated sequence MKLFRLAIIVIIISFAKDSFANKIYDLKSPNEKLSINFRITENGEPVYSISSLGESIFKQSKLGVVRSDGNFSANLILDSVSNVTVVNDKYKLLHGKRLECNYSANKKVFYLKNSDSKKIEIIFQVSNDGVAFRYHFPENSDAKLKIYNEATSFHFDTSTKAFLQPCPDARTGWSFSQPSYEEYYQMEIPVGTVSPFQAGWVFPALFNFKNYWISITETAVDTNYCGSRLGQFSPDGEYSIQFPQPQETRGNESALPESTLPWFTPWRIIAISENLGGLVESTIGTDLAIPQKYDVSSWLKHGIASWSWVILKDDSTNFDTQKRFIDFASKMNWEYCLIDAFWDKQIGYEKIKELADYAKTKNVKILLWYNSAGDWNTTPLTPHNKMISKESRRNEFQKLQEMGIAGIKVDFFGGDGQSMMKYYIDILKDAADYKIAVNFHGCTLPRGWHRTYPNLVSMESIRGEEYVTFDQSNADRQAAHCAIIPFTRNLFDPMDFTPVNFSGIPNINRKTTKGFEIALSVLFTSGIQHIAETPKGMYIQKDFVQEFMKNLPETWDDVKFIDGYPGKYVVLARKKGNEWYIAGINSEDKEISLTLDLSFIKSKSNGKIFKDSQDLKDLTLSVISYRKPIKLTLSPNSGFVIK